The uncultured Fibrobacter sp. genome includes the window GCAAAATGCGCGACCAGTTCGCCGCCGCCATGAAGGTGAACCGTTCCAAGCTCGACCTTGTCCCCGGCGGAATCACGCCCGAAGAAGTCGACTCTATTTACGACAAGTCCCTAGTCGTGGAATAGTTTTTCCGTTAACGCGCCGTCGGGCCCACCGCATTGTTTTACGGAAAATGTCGTATCGACAAAATCCGTAAATTCCAAAATAAAGAAAGAAAAAATTATTTCATTTAAAAGTTAGACACGGGTATAAATTTTTCTAAATTTGCCGTCCGTGATTAAAAATCTTATTCTATCGATTTACTCAGGCCTTTGCATCGGTCTTGGCGGAACAGTCTACCTTTCTTGCGACAACAAGATTCTAGGTTCCTTCCTTTTCGGTCTCGGGCTCTTTACCATCCTAAACTTCGGCTTCAACCTTTTCACGGGTAAAGTCGGCTATTTCGTCAACAACAAGCCCAGCTACTGGGGATTCCTCGGAATCGTATGGCTCGGCAACTTTATCGGGACATTCCTCTTTGCCAAAATGATTGCAGCCACGCGTTACGGTGCCACCCTGCAAGCCAAGGCGAACGCCCTCTGCCTCGTCAAGGATGGTGACAGCATCGTAAGTCTCCTCGTACTGGGTATTTTCTGCGGAATGCTGATGTTCATTGCTGCCGACGGTTACAAGAACATCGAGAACCAAGTCGGAAAAGTCGTTGCCGTTTTTCTCCCAGTCATGGTCTTTATCTTGAGCGGATTTGAGCACTGCATCGCCGACATGTTCTACTTCTCGCTCGCCGGAGATTTTTCAGCACTGATGCTTAAATCCCTAATCGTAATTACCGTGGGAAATTCCATTGGCGGCGGACTCATTCCGCTGGCGAGAAAATTCGCGCCTGCGCGGGGATGACCGCAGGTCTACTCCACGAATCCAGGAGGCGGAAGGTGCATTCCTGCCATCAGGAGATTGTTGTCGCGGGCGTACTGCATTAGGCGCTTACGACTTTCGGCAGATTTTTCCTTATCCATGTCGTAGTTGGAATTGATTTCGGGGTGATCCTTCTGCAAGGCGTAACCATGCATCAGGTCGCCCACCACAAGTAGGTTTGCCATCTGGAACGCTGTATGGCCTGGCGTATGGCCCACGGCATCCATCGCAAGCACGCCATGCGGGAGCGTGTCGCCGAAAGCAAACAAGTGAAGACTATCCCTGTAAAGTTCCATGACGTTTTTCTGCAAATCATTCTTCGGAATATCGTTCATCCAAGCGTCATACTCGACTTTACCCGCATAGATTGCGGCATTATTGAAAATTTTTTCCAGTTTTCCGGCAGCGCCCGGTTTCACGAGCCCCGCAATATGATCCACATGGAAATGCGTCAGGTAGACAAGCCCGATAGAATCCGGATTTACACCCAGAGCAGCAAGGCGTTTCATCAACTGGCCCCCAAAGGTGCCAAGGCCCGCATCAAACAAGATGTATTCGCCGTCAACCTGCACTAGGAAGGTACTGACCGAAGCGGGAATTCCTGACGGCAAATTCAGGCTTTCGTAAAGGGAATCACTCGCATCGCTGAAAAGTTCACGTTGCATTCGCTTTTCGCCCATATTGTCCTGAATCCAGGTGACCTTCGCCCCATTCGCGAGCGAAACCGTTTTCGTCCCGTCAACGGCCTCTACAGTTTCAGCAACAGGCTCGGCCTTTTTTGTGGTTTCGGGCACCGCACTTGTTTTAGCGGGTTCCTTAAGCGTTTTCGTATCGCTGCAACCAGCCACTGTCAAGGCCAGCGCAACCGCAAATAAAGAAGCAAAGGCTTTTTTCATATAAACTCCTCAAATTCTTTTGCAATATTTATGCATCGCTATACTTTTGAAATATAATAATCTTGAATCTATTCTAGACACCCTCCCCCATGATTTTTACTTTTAGCGCAAAAGAGACTCCTAATGACTATCTACTACCACCTTCCCGGACTGTTTGAATTCTACGAGTTGTACAAGGCGTTTTTGCCGCTATTCCGCGAGTACCGGGAATTCTTTTACGACTGGTGCGAAATCGGCTCTATATACGGAGCGCCCAGCGACTGTATTTGGGGAGGTGGGCGCGTAGGCTTCGGAGACGCCGATCCCGAAGCGGTTGCAGCCCTCGTGAAGGAATACGGCATTTCAGCGCGGCTTACTTTCAGCAATTCCCTGCTCCGCGAAGAACACCTTGCCGATGCACGGTGCAACGCCTTATGTCGACTTTTTAAAACCGACGGCGCAACCCCCGACGCACCACAAAGCGGAATCATCGTTCATTCCGACCTGTTGCTGAACTACCTCAAGGCCAAATATCCCGACTTTTATTTCGTTTCATCCACTACAAAAGTCATTACCGATTTCGAACAGTTCAAGGCAGAGCTGAATCGCGAAGAATTCCGCTACGTCGTTCCCGATTTCAGGCTGAACAAGCAATTCGACAAGTTGAACGCACTTACGGATGCCCAGAAGCAAAAGGTCGAATTCCTGTGCAATGAATGTTGCTGGTTCGGCTGCTTTGACCGGAAAAAATGCTACGAGAACGTGAGCCAGAAATCCCTCGGAGAAGACTCTTCCGACCACATCTGCGTCTCACCCACAGCACAAAGGGGCTACCGGTTCTCCGACGCCATGAAAAATCCCGGCTTTATCGGAATCGAAGACATCCAGAACACGTACGCTCCCGCCAGGTTTCGCCACTTTAAAATCGAGGGTCGAAGCCTCGGCAGCGCGCTCATTCTGGAATTTCTGCTCTACTACATGACCAAGCCCGAGTACCAGCTCAAGGTACGTGAAGAAATCTACCTGGACAGTTCGCTGGATTTGTTCTAATTTGCCCGTTTTGTAAACATTTACTAGATTTTTCGAAACAATTAAGGTAAAAAAATATGATAGAAGGCTTACTATCTTCCATTGAATTCTGCGGACTGTCCGGAAACGCGTGGTTTTCAATTGCCGTTGCACTAGCCGTCTTTGCAACCCTGATGTTTACGAAACTGAAGGCGGACATCGTTTTTCTTGCTGGGATGTGCGCACTCTTTGTAAGCGGCGTTCTGAACATCACCGAGTCCTTCGGCGGATTCATTTCGCCCTCGGTGCTTGTCATCGCGGCCCTCTACGCCGTCATTGCAGGCCTTAACCACACGGGCGTCCTCAACTGGATTGTAAAGCACATGATGGGGTCTCCCAAAACGACGACTGGCGCTATCGTTCGCACCATGCTTCCTGTCGCCCTGCTCAGTTCTATCCTTACCAATACAACAGTGGTCGCCCTTTTCATCGACGTCGTAAAAATTTGGTCGAAACGATTGGGGATTTCTCCATCGAAGCTTTTGATTCCGCTGAGCTACGCCTCGGGAATGGGCGGCATCTGCACCTTGATCGGAACCCCCACGAACCTTATTATTTCGGGAATGTACACCGATAAAACGGGAGTCCATCTGAGTATCTTTACGACAACGGTTTGCGGACTTTTCTGCTTGGCTGTCGGAATCCTTTCGGTAATCGCCATGCAAAAACTTCTACCGAAATGCACCTCCCCCCTCAGCAGTGGCGAAGATGACGAATTGACCATGGAACTCCGGGTTCCCTCCAAGCATCCGTTCATCGGCATGACCCTTCAGGAAATCTACGAAAACAATCCGAAAGGTTTCCAAAAAGACAAAAACTCCATCCTTTCTATCCGCCGTTTTGACAACGAAGTCGAAGTCGCCACGCCAGATACGTTCATTATGGGCGGAGACCACATCATTGTTTCCGGCAAGCCGAAAACGCTCCAGTGGATTTGCAACAACTTAAACCTGAAAAACGAACACCTGGACGGCATCCTCGAAAATTCGACAAGCAATAAAATCGGGAAAAAGACTCTTATCTCGGCAATCATCATGATTGCCATGGTGCTGTTGCCGGCTTTCGGAGTACTGCCCCTTCTTTCGGCATGTATGCTTGCTGCCGCCGCCATGATTATTTTCCATTGTTGTTCAAGCCAACAAGCAATGGATTCCATCAACTTGTCGATCCTTATCGTCTTTGCAGGGAGTATCTGCATAGGCAAGTCATTTGAAGATACGGGTGTTGCCAAAGCGATTGCAGACGCTCTTTTGACTCTCTGCGGAAGCAACCCCTACATAGCGCTTATCAGTATGTGCGTTGTTGCAACGATCATCACAGAATTCATCAGCAACTCCGCCACGGCGGCCATGTTCTGCCCCATCGCAATTAGCGCAGCGACATCGCTCGGCGTAAACCCGATGACCTTCTGCATCGCCCTGATGATTTCCGTGAGCAGCAGCTTTGCCACCCCCATCGGTTCGCCCACCCACATGCTCGTTTACGGTGCAGGCGGCTACCGCTTTACGGATTTTATAAAAATTGGCCTTCCCATGAACTTCATTATCCTTGCGGCCAACATTTTCATAACCTTGATCATTTTCCCGTTTTAAACAAATCCCAACCCCTGCGTAAAGCCTAGATTTTTTTACATTTACAAGGTATCAACAAGAAAGGAGAAACCATGCATACATCCTTCGTCGTGTTCAACATCATCGGCCTTGCAATCATTGTCATTGCGGCATTCCGCATTGGTGTGAAAGTCAGCAAAGCTTCCAAAAGAGAAGCCCCCGAAGCCCAGAACAAGGTAACCCCCGAAGAAAGCTTCGCCAAGAATAATGAAAAGTTCAAATACGGAACGTTCACGGACGCCCGTGACGGCGAGACCTACCACACCGTACAAATCGGCAACCAAGTCTGGATGGTCGAGAACCTGCGTTTCAAGACGGAAGGCAGCTACGCCCCCGGCAACGAAGAAGAAAACGTAAAGACTTACGGACGCCTCTACACGTGGACGGCAGCCCTGAACATTCCGTCGGAATACACGGAACAGTCCCCGGCAAAAGACCTCAACATGTACCACAAGATAAAAGAGGACAACTACCAGGGTATCGCCCCCGAAGGTTGGCACATTCCGAGCCTCAAGGAATGGGAACAGCTGATGGACAACCTCCCCGCAAAGTCTGGCGGAAAAGAACTGCGCAGCGAAAGCGCGTGGCTGAACCCCGGTACCGACTCCTTGGGATTCTTCGCGCTCCCTGCCGGATACCGTTTCGACAACGGCACCTATTGCCAGTTCGGCAAGCGCGCCCGTTTCTGGTGCAAGGACGAATACGGCAAGTCTAACGCCTACCGCCTGAGCCTCACCATCAATTCCATGGACATCGAAGGCGTCTACAGGTCCGACGCCATCTCGGTACGTTGCGTGAAAAACGTTTAACCTCTACTCGCGATTTTTCAGCATCCTTCACGACTCCCGTGAAGGATTTTTTATAACCGGATTATCGAATGATTTTACGCAAGCCAGACTTTTACGACAAATTCAAGTGTATCGCCGAGCGCTGCAGCGACACATGCTGTGTCGGCTGGGAAATCGACATAGACAAGGCCTCGCAGGACGCCTACCGCAAAGTAGCGGGAACATTCGGCGACAAGCTTCGCGAAAACATCGAAGACGGGCATTTCAAGTTGCTCCCCCACGATCGTTGCCCTTTTCTTACCAAAGACAATCTCTGCGAAATATACACCCACCTGGGCGAAGGCGCCCTGTGCGAAATCTGCACGGAACACCCGCGGTTCGTAGAAGTCTACGGAGACATCATGGAACGTGGACTCGGACTCTGCTGCGAAGAGGCTGCCAGGCTTTTGCTTACAGGCGAAGGGCCACTCCAGTTCACCGCCTGCGAATGTGACGAAATCGAGGACGAACTGAGCGAAGACGACATCGACATCCGCAACCAGGTCTTTTACGAACGGGAACAGATTTTTAGCGCCCTAGCCGATTCCACGAAACCTCTTGCCGACAGATTCTACGTTGCCTTCGGTTACACCCCCGAAAACCCCTTCGCGCCGCTAAAGAATGCGGACGCCTATCTGGAACTCCTTTCCAAGACAGAAAGTTTCGGCCCCGCATGGGACGACGCCCTTGCACGAATCCGTAATCGCATCGAGGCAAGCCCTTCGGAACAAGCAGCTGAAATCGAGGACGAAGGATACTTTTCCGAAAACGAGGGCGCACGCCTACTCGCCTACCTTATTTACCGGCATTACGCCAAATGCCTTTTCGAAGGCTACGAACAAGGAAAGCGACTGTTCCCCTTGTTTTTCTGGAATACGGTAAGGTTCTTTGCTCGCGAACTTGCCGGGGAATGTTCTCCTGAGCAAATCAAGATAAACGCCGTCAAGATTCTTTCAAGGCAGTTGGAATACTGCGAAGAAAACATGACGCTAATCGAAAGCACCCTGGATATGCTTTAGGAAATCATCGGGGCAACCGTCAAAATGACAAGCCCGATGAGCACCGCGTTCAAAAAGAAAAACGTACGACGGACAATCTTGTAGAAAAGCGGAAGCCAGTGGAAAACGTGGTCTGAGGGCTGCAAAAGTTCCTTGAAACCGAGAAACACACTGATCGCACCAGTCACGATCATCATCATCGCACCCACGTAGTAGCCCTGATTCCACACGGCCACGGTAAGCGCAATCCCCATAAGCATGGCGATAACGCCGATAACGACTCCGATACGTAAAACTAACCTATTCAGCTTTTCCCTATTCATATCTTGCTGAAATATAAAAAAGGAGAAGGCCTCTGCGTAAAGCGGAGGCTCGCTGAATTTGGGAAAGGAGGGTGTTAGGGAGGGCGGAGCCTTCCCTTGTTGGGGAAGGCCTCTGCGTAAAGCAGAGGCTCGCTGAATTTGGAAAAGGAGGGTGTTAGGGAGGGCGGAGCCTTCCCTTGTTGGGGAAGGCCTCTGCGTAAAGCGGAGGCTCGCTGAATTTGGGAAAGGAGGGTGTTAGGGAGGGCGGAGCCTTCCCTTGTTGGGGAAGGCCTCTGCGTAAAGCAGAGGCCTTCATAAAGGAGCAGTTGTAAGCCGGGTTTTGTTCCCCTTGCGGGGCGATGACCATCTCTCTGGACGAATCGTTACCGACCGCCTCAAGCAACCTACCCGAATTCCAGCTGGTGCGGGCCGCCCCAGGTTCACTTGCGTGAACGGAATTCTGCTTGGTCTTGCACCGGATGAGGTTTACCATGCCACCCCTGTCACCAGGTGTGCGGTGAGCTCTTACCTCGCCATTTCACCCTTACCGCGCAGGGCCGAAACCCTACGAGGCGGTTTACTTTCTGTTGCACTTTCTGTCGTGTTTCCACGCCTGGACGTTATCCAGCATCCTGCCCTGCGGTGCCCGGACTTTCCTCCAGCCTCGATTGCTCTCAGCCAGCGGCCATCCGCCACTCCACCCTCAAATATAGAAAAACGAAGCATCTAGTACAAGTCTTAGGCAGATGCATTTTTCTATATTGTCCGCGTCATGCCGATTATTTTGTTCATTCTCTTGCTTGTACCCTTCGTTGCCCTTGCACAAGACACCCCCGGTGCATTCAAGATCGACTCTATCCGATACAACATCGGCGACGCCTTTGACGACTCCAAGTACCACACCAAGTACGACAAGTGGGCCTACGACCTCCTGAACGGAATCCATATCGAAACCCGCGAATCAACCGTCAGAAAGCTGTTGCTTTTCAATCAGGGAGACACCGTCACCAAGCTCCAAGTACAAGAAGCCGAACGATTCTTGCGTAGCCAGAATTTCCTTTCGGACGCAAGCATTGACATTTCTAGCGAAGAAGGCAAGAACATCGCAACGGTCACCACGAGCGACAACTGGACACTTGCCGTACCGGTCAGTTTCGGCTTTTCCGGCAGCGAATGGAACTACGACAATCTTAGCTACGGCATCGGCATCCAGGAAAGCAATTTCCTCGGACTCGGGCAAAAGCTCGGTTTCTATTTCGGCCACGACGAATTCCGCGACATGTGGCAGGTGGAATACGGCGACCCGCATTTCCTGTTCCGCTACAACCACCTCGACTTCCTGTACAGCAAAAATACCGACGGCTACCTCGCCTACTGGAAAATGTACATGCCCTTCCTCAGCCGGAGCGTAAACCAGTGGGCCTACACCATCGAAGGAATCAAGAACAAGCGAACGGCCTACTACTACGGCAGCGGTAAGCTCCCGCCGGGAGCAGTCCTGTACGACGCCAGAGAAAAATTCGGACAAATTCCCATATACAACACCAAGAAAGCGATGCTCGACTCTTTCCCGCTTTACAACGGCAAGAAGGCGATGCAGCTGATGAGAGTGAACGACTTTATCAACGACTCGCTCAGCCTTAGGCTCAGCCGTTCCTTTGGCGGCACCTACCGCAAGCTCTACATCGGCGCAACCTACGACTACCACTACAGCACCGCAAGTGAAGGGACATTTATCCCCACCCGGTTTACCGACGGCGACACCACTTACGTCATAGATTCAACATTTGCCTACAACGAATGGTTCCCCGACCAGAGGGATTCCCGCCTCGGACTTTACCTCATGGTATCCAACATCCGCTACGAGAAGATCAAGAACTTTCACAATGTCAAGTGGACCGAAGATATCGAGAAAGGCTATTCAGTCAAGGCGCAAATTTCAAAGAATTACGAGCAAATCGGAGCAACCGACAATGACATCCGTCTAGATTTCTGGACAAACCTGATGCTCGGGCGTCACATGCACCATCTGACGCTTTCGACCGAGATGAACTTTTACCTCGATCATGGAGAAAGCCACGACTATTACGGAAAAATTTCGGGCGAATACATTTTCCACCCGAGCAATACTTTCTCGACGGCCCTTTCCGGTCTTGCCGACTTTTATGAAGACGCCCGCTACGGAAAGCAGGTCACACTCGGCGGCATCAACGGTTTTGCAGGATTCCCCACCGGATTCTATGCAGGACAGGCGCGCGTATTCGCGAACCTGGAGCAGCGCTATTTCTTTGACTTTGAACTTGCCACCCTGCGCCCCGTCTTCGTCATTTTCGAAAGCGTCGGCGAAACCGCCTGGGACCTTTCCGATATCAACCGCAAGGACCTGATTTACCTTACGGGCTTCGGCGTACGTTTTGCCCAGACCAAGTCCATCAGCCGACTCATCAACAAGATAGACGTGAGCATCCCCCTGAACGGAGAACGCAAGGGCGAACCCCACTACTCCATCATCACGACGTATAACTTGTAGTAGATAGTGACACGAACGTGTCTTCCTGAGCGGAGGGCAATGCCCGGAGTCGAAGGATCTCTAGCAGAAAAGCTTTGATGGATCCCCTCCCGTTGGTCGAGGATGACTCTGCGAATTAAGTCATCCTGAAGCGATGCGACGGGATCCAGGAATAAGGTTCCTGAGCAGCGTGTTTTTTTTCACATTTTGGCCGATTTCGAGGCTTTCTTTTTACAAAATTTGATTTTTTTTGAAGTTTTTCCGTCTTACGGGGCATTTTTTTCGTATTTTAATGAAGTCGGGTCCAGCAAGCGCTAGCCCCTGGTGTTTTGTCTTTGAAAGGTATCGAAAATGCGATTTGTATCGAAGTTATTGAGTGTTATAGCCGTTGCCACAGTAGTCCCCTTCGCGCAGCTTGCCCCTGAGCCCCAAATGGCGGATGTGCAGCTGATGCAGGACAGCTCAACAAACCAGCCCATGAAGATGGACTTTTCCAAGCCACTCACAGGCATTAGCGATCCGGGTATTTTATTCAGCCACTTCGCCAACAAGCCGCTTTTGATTTACTACTTCAGCCCCAAATGCCCGCATTGTCAACGCCATATCTCCGAAATTCAGGACCTGGTCAAGGAATACGAACCGGCGGGCCTCACGGGGATAGCCATTGGCCTTGGCGGGGGCATCAAGAAAAACGACATTCGCCTTTTTATCGACCAGTTCCATGTATCTATTCCCGTATTCCAGGATAGCGACTACAAGTTCGGGCCTGCCTACGGAACAGGTTACATTCCGGTGGTCTTCGTGGTGCAAAAAGACGGCACTTTCTACCGTTACGAAACCCTGAACGAAGCAAACATGAACCACATGCGCGCAACGCTCAACAAGATGTTCGGCAAATAAACGGCTAAAAGGGCGCATATAGCACGGTTCGGTCATGTCAATTCGTGCAAGCACGATTGACGCGACTCTCGCCTTAAGCTAAATTGGCGCCCTTTCTGGGCGCATATAGCACGGTTCGGTCATGTCAATTCGTGCAAGCACGATTGACGCGACTCTCACCTTAAGCTATATTTGTCCCCACTCATGAGTAATTCTGAAAACTTTGTCATCGCCCTTGACGGGGGATCCGGTACCGGTAAGAGTACCACCGCAAAAATCATTGCCAAGAAATTGGGTATTACCTACCTCGACACAGGCGCCATGTACCGCGCCGTGACGCTTGCCGCCCTCGACGCAGGACTCAGCGCCGAAGAAGGCCCCGCAATGGACGAATTGCTCAAAGGCCTCACCCTCGGGTTCGACTCCGAAAACCGCATCCTCATTAATGGCATCTGCCGCGAATCTGAAATCCGCGGGATGCGCGTTTCTAGCAACGTGAGCATCTACTGCGCCCTCCCGTCGGTTCGCGCCGCCATGACAACGCAGCAGCGCGAAATCGGCAAGAAGCAGAGCTGCATCCTGGATGGCCGCGATATCGGAACAGTCGTTTTCCCCGATGCCAAGTACAAGTTTTTCATGGTGACGGACGTAAAGGTCCGCGCCGAACGCCGCTACAAGGAACTCCTTGAAAAAGGCGAAAAAGTTACCCTCGAAGAAGTCCTCAATAATCTGGTCGAACGCGACCGCCTGGACTCCTCTCGTGCGACCGCCCCGTTGAAAAAGGCGGACGATGCTATTGAAATTGACACTACACACATCTCAATCGAACAACAGGTTCAAAAGATTCTCGACTACGTAGGTGTAGTGGCGTAGCCTGAATTTTTTGTTCCACAACCCAACTAAACAATATGTCTCAAAATCTCAAATTCGGTACCGCTGAAGATCTCGCTGAAATCCTCGCCGCTCAGGGCGAATGCAGCCCCGACTTCCGTAAGCAGAACGCTGACGTTTACGCTGGCATGGATTGCCTCGAACAGGGCAAGCTCGTCACCGGTAAGATCAGCCAGGTGAACGACCAGGAAGTCCTGATCGACGTGAACTACAAGTCCGAAGGTGTCATTGACCGTGCTGAATTCAAGGACACGGACTCCCTCGAAATCGGTTCCGAAATCGAAGTGTTTGTCGAAAAGCTCGAAGATGAAGACGGCCGTCTTATCCTCTCGAAGCAGAAGGCCGACTTCGTGCGCGTGTGGGATCGCATCCACGCTGCATTCGAAAACAACGAAGTCGTGCGCGGTACGCTCACGAAGCGTATCAAGGGCGGTGTGGTTGTCGACCTGTTCGGCATCGACGCCTTCCTCCCGGGTTCCCAGATCGACCTCCGTCAGATCCCGGACATCAACGCTCTCATCGGCCAGGAATTCGACCTCAAGGTTATCAAGGTCAACAAGGCTCGTCGCAACATCGTCGTTTCTCGCCGTGTCGTTCTCGAAGAAGAACGCAACAAGCAGCGTGGCGACGTTCTCGAAACTCTCGAGAAGGGTCAGGTCCGCAAGGGTATCGTCAAGAACATCACCGACTTCGGTGCATTCATTGACCTCGGCGGCGTAGACGGCCTCCTCCACATCACCGACATGAGCTACAAGCGCATCAACCACCCGACCGAAATGCTCCAGCTCGGCCAGGAAGTCGAAGTTATGGTTCTCGACTTCAACGACAAGAAGGAACGCATCTCTCTCGGCATGAAGCAGCTTAAGCCGCATCCGTGGAAGGATATCGCCGAACGTTATCCGGAAGGCGCTATCGTTAAGGGTAAGGTTGTTTCCATTACCGATTACGGTGCATTCGTTGAACTGGATAGCGGCGTCGAAGGCCTCATCCACGTTTCCGAAATGTCCTGGACCCAGCATGTCAAGCACCCGTCCAAGATCCTCGCTGTGGGTCAGGAAGTGGAAGCTGTCGTGCTCAAGGTTGAAGAAGATGCAGAACGCATCTCTCTCGGCATGAAGCAGCTCGAATCCGATCCGTGGGATTCCATCGAAACCGAACTTCCGCCGGGCGCACGCGTCGTTGGCGAAATCCGCAACCTCGCTTCCTTCGGCGCATTCGTCGAAATCAAGGAAGGTGTGGACGGTCTCATCCACGTGTCCGACATGTCCTGGACCAAGAAGATCACTCACCCGAACGAAATGGTCAAGAAGGGCGACAAGGTCGAATGCGTCGTGCTCGCTGTCGATAAGGAAAAGCGTCGCATTTCTCTGTCCATGAAGCACCTCACCGAAGATCCGTGGGACACCATCGATTCCACCTACCCGGTGAACAGCGAAGTGAAGGGCAAGATCGTTCGCATGCTCGACCGCGGCGTCGTGGTTGAACTTGCCGACGGCATCGAAGGCTTCATCCCGGTTTCCAAGCTCACCACCGAATACATCAAGGTTCCGGCCGATGCATTCAAGGTTGGCGACGAAGTTCCGGCTACCGTGACCGAAATCGATCAGAACAACCGTAAGATCTTCCTCTCTGTGGTTGACTACTTCAAGAGCCGCGAATCCGCCGAACTGAAGGCTTGGATGGACGCTCACAAGCCGGGCGAATCTGGCACCACCATCGGTGAAGCCGCCGCCCCGAAGAAGAAGGCTTCCAAGAAGAAGGCTGACGAAGCTGAAGCTTAATTAGAGCAACTACGTCATTGCGAACCCGAAAGGGTGAAGCAATCTCTAGCAAGCATTAAATAAAAGCTTAAGGAATCCCGCGGGTAACCGCGGGGTTTCTTATATGACCGCTCGGCTCTATCGCACGAACAAGAATGTGATATCGCCTCGCTCTCGCAACCGCC containing:
- a CDS encoding fibrobacter succinogenes major paralogous domain-containing protein, whose protein sequence is MHTSFVVFNIIGLAIIVIAAFRIGVKVSKASKREAPEAQNKVTPEESFAKNNEKFKYGTFTDARDGETYHTVQIGNQVWMVENLRFKTEGSYAPGNEEENVKTYGRLYTWTAALNIPSEYTEQSPAKDLNMYHKIKEDNYQGIAPEGWHIPSLKEWEQLMDNLPAKSGGKELRSESAWLNPGTDSLGFFALPAGYRFDNGTYCQFGKRARFWCKDEYGKSNAYRLSLTINSMDIEGVYRSDAISVRCVKNV
- the rpsA gene encoding 30S ribosomal protein S1, translated to MSQNLKFGTAEDLAEILAAQGECSPDFRKQNADVYAGMDCLEQGKLVTGKISQVNDQEVLIDVNYKSEGVIDRAEFKDTDSLEIGSEIEVFVEKLEDEDGRLILSKQKADFVRVWDRIHAAFENNEVVRGTLTKRIKGGVVVDLFGIDAFLPGSQIDLRQIPDINALIGQEFDLKVIKVNKARRNIVVSRRVVLEEERNKQRGDVLETLEKGQVRKGIVKNITDFGAFIDLGGVDGLLHITDMSYKRINHPTEMLQLGQEVEVMVLDFNDKKERISLGMKQLKPHPWKDIAERYPEGAIVKGKVVSITDYGAFVELDSGVEGLIHVSEMSWTQHVKHPSKILAVGQEVEAVVLKVEEDAERISLGMKQLESDPWDSIETELPPGARVVGEIRNLASFGAFVEIKEGVDGLIHVSDMSWTKKITHPNEMVKKGDKVECVVLAVDKEKRRISLSMKHLTEDPWDTIDSTYPVNSEVKGKIVRMLDRGVVVELADGIEGFIPVSKLTTEYIKVPADAFKVGDEVPATVTEIDQNNRKIFLSVVDYFKSRESAELKAWMDAHKPGESGTTIGEAAAPKKKASKKKADEAEA
- a CDS encoding TlpA disulfide reductase family protein, with product MRFVSKLLSVIAVATVVPFAQLAPEPQMADVQLMQDSSTNQPMKMDFSKPLTGISDPGILFSHFANKPLLIYYFSPKCPHCQRHISEIQDLVKEYEPAGLTGIAIGLGGGIKKNDIRLFIDQFHVSIPVFQDSDYKFGPAYGTGYIPVVFVVQKDGTFYRYETLNEANMNHMRATLNKMFGK
- a CDS encoding MBL fold metallo-hydrolase; amino-acid sequence: MKKAFASLFAVALALTVAGCSDTKTLKEPAKTSAVPETTKKAEPVAETVEAVDGTKTVSLANGAKVTWIQDNMGEKRMQRELFSDASDSLYESLNLPSGIPASVSTFLVQVDGEYILFDAGLGTFGGQLMKRLAALGVNPDSIGLVYLTHFHVDHIAGLVKPGAAGKLEKIFNNAAIYAGKVEYDAWMNDIPKNDLQKNVMELYRDSLHLFAFGDTLPHGVLAMDAVGHTPGHTAFQMANLLVVGDLMHGYALQKDHPEINSNYDMDKEKSAESRKRLMQYARDNNLLMAGMHLPPPGFVE
- the cmk gene encoding (d)CMP kinase, whose product is MSNSENFVIALDGGSGTGKSTTAKIIAKKLGITYLDTGAMYRAVTLAALDAGLSAEEGPAMDELLKGLTLGFDSENRILINGICRESEIRGMRVSSNVSIYCALPSVRAAMTTQQREIGKKQSCILDGRDIGTVVFPDAKYKFFMVTDVKVRAERRYKELLEKGEKVTLEEVLNNLVERDRLDSSRATAPLKKADDAIEIDTTHISIEQQVQKILDYVGVVA
- a CDS encoding SLC13 family permease; its protein translation is MIEGLLSSIEFCGLSGNAWFSIAVALAVFATLMFTKLKADIVFLAGMCALFVSGVLNITESFGGFISPSVLVIAALYAVIAGLNHTGVLNWIVKHMMGSPKTTTGAIVRTMLPVALLSSILTNTTVVALFIDVVKIWSKRLGISPSKLLIPLSYASGMGGICTLIGTPTNLIISGMYTDKTGVHLSIFTTTVCGLFCLAVGILSVIAMQKLLPKCTSPLSSGEDDELTMELRVPSKHPFIGMTLQEIYENNPKGFQKDKNSILSIRRFDNEVEVATPDTFIMGGDHIIVSGKPKTLQWICNNLNLKNEHLDGILENSTSNKIGKKTLISAIIMIAMVLLPAFGVLPLLSACMLAAAAMIIFHCCSSQQAMDSINLSILIVFAGSICIGKSFEDTGVAKAIADALLTLCGSNPYIALISMCVVATIITEFISNSATAAMFCPIAISAATSLGVNPMTFCIALMISVSSSFATPIGSPTHMLVYGAGGYRFTDFIKIGLPMNFIILAANIFITLIIFPF
- the fliB gene encoding flagellin lysine-N-methylase, producing the protein MILRKPDFYDKFKCIAERCSDTCCVGWEIDIDKASQDAYRKVAGTFGDKLRENIEDGHFKLLPHDRCPFLTKDNLCEIYTHLGEGALCEICTEHPRFVEVYGDIMERGLGLCCEEAARLLLTGEGPLQFTACECDEIEDELSEDDIDIRNQVFYEREQIFSALADSTKPLADRFYVAFGYTPENPFAPLKNADAYLELLSKTESFGPAWDDALARIRNRIEASPSEQAAEIEDEGYFSENEGARLLAYLIYRHYAKCLFEGYEQGKRLFPLFFWNTVRFFARELAGECSPEQIKINAVKILSRQLEYCEENMTLIESTLDML
- a CDS encoding formate/nitrite transporter family protein yields the protein MIKNLILSIYSGLCIGLGGTVYLSCDNKILGSFLFGLGLFTILNFGFNLFTGKVGYFVNNKPSYWGFLGIVWLGNFIGTFLFAKMIAATRYGATLQAKANALCLVKDGDSIVSLLVLGIFCGMLMFIAADGYKNIENQVGKVVAVFLPVMVFILSGFEHCIADMFYFSLAGDFSALMLKSLIVITVGNSIGGGLIPLARKFAPARG